From one Peredibacter starrii genomic stretch:
- a CDS encoding heparan-alpha-glucosaminide N-acetyltransferase encodes MRAVFLDSLRGLAVIWMIIFHTAYDLKMFQYVTWNFSEGFWYAFPRVIAFTFLFCVGMSLNYGHRPKINWKSLNKRSLKLGGAALAVSIGSYIAFPSQWIFFGTLHCIFVGSILGALVVNHRKLAWGLLAAILVLQYLLHYDIRWVSSILQKPSMDFIPIYPWFWAILLGILVGPYLSRNTVLQQMKPNKFLNFLGQHSLKIYLIHQPIIFGSIWLVSQLV; translated from the coding sequence ATGAGAGCGGTTTTTCTCGATTCATTGCGTGGACTGGCCGTGATCTGGATGATTATTTTCCACACTGCCTACGATTTAAAAATGTTTCAATACGTCACCTGGAACTTCTCCGAGGGTTTCTGGTACGCCTTTCCTCGCGTGATTGCTTTCACTTTCTTATTTTGCGTAGGCATGTCTCTTAACTACGGGCATCGACCGAAGATCAACTGGAAGTCACTTAATAAGAGAAGCTTAAAACTTGGTGGTGCGGCACTTGCCGTGAGTATCGGAAGCTATATCGCTTTTCCTTCTCAATGGATTTTCTTTGGAACTCTCCATTGCATTTTTGTGGGTTCGATCCTGGGTGCACTTGTGGTGAATCACCGAAAGCTCGCCTGGGGCCTATTAGCGGCCATTTTAGTGCTGCAATACCTCCTTCACTATGACATCCGCTGGGTTTCTTCGATCCTTCAAAAACCATCAATGGATTTCATTCCTATCTATCCGTGGTTCTGGGCCATTTTACTTGGGATTCTAGTGGGCCCTTATTTGTCAAGAAATACAGTGCTGCAGCAGATGAAACCGAATAAATTTTTAAACTTTCTGGGCCAGCACTCATTGAAGATTTACTTAATTCATCAGCCCATCATTTTTGGCTCAATTTGGTTGGTTTCTCAGCTAGTGTAA
- a CDS encoding cytochrome c biogenesis protein, which yields MLKFIVIFLISISSAFAQMNVCNSDLDTFPVQAGGREKPLYVLALDTVKFMTGESKIQDMDATTAFCKLSLKAFGMPLEIPVNIKVDHVDVRKLLGMKEDQTTIPVSELEGKVGIMETELAQLKENNSYKKELSKVNSRLGTYAAIVNGRAWTIPVKEADKIKFLSIGEFMTQERVEGAAGRGSNPVSFLLGQAKSDYLGVKGDHYMLELKYFKWNLFVWALISSLLAIIAFVVTKNKIPGTIFTVITIALQIASMTLRVLISGRAPITNMYETVMFSGFGALVISCIIFAFRKEIVFILAGLGCNILGLFMMKFAHGMLDEGISPLVPVLRDNFWLSTHVSTVILSYAALALSWLIANSLLLRSRFSTVTSAEYRYQVDLIYTCIKVGVVMLAAGVILGGVWADYSWGRFWGWDPKETWSLIVLLVYMAILHGKYTSWIPPHRFVALVAGAFMSVMMAWFGVNYILASGLHSYGFSEGGAIFLGTFFLVQIVILVIGTVKMKKTA from the coding sequence GTGCTTAAGTTTATTGTTATTTTCCTTATCAGTATCTCGAGCGCTTTTGCTCAGATGAACGTTTGTAACTCTGACCTTGATACTTTCCCAGTTCAGGCCGGCGGACGTGAAAAACCTCTTTATGTTCTGGCGCTGGATACAGTGAAGTTCATGACGGGTGAGAGCAAAATTCAAGATATGGACGCCACGACAGCGTTTTGTAAGTTGTCTTTGAAGGCCTTTGGTATGCCGCTGGAAATTCCAGTAAACATCAAAGTTGATCACGTAGATGTGAGAAAACTTTTAGGCATGAAAGAAGATCAAACCACTATTCCTGTTTCAGAACTTGAAGGGAAAGTGGGCATTATGGAAACTGAACTTGCTCAGCTTAAAGAGAACAACTCTTATAAGAAAGAACTTTCAAAAGTTAATTCTCGCCTTGGAACATATGCCGCCATTGTAAATGGTCGCGCCTGGACCATCCCGGTAAAGGAAGCGGACAAGATCAAGTTCCTTTCTATTGGCGAATTCATGACTCAGGAAAGAGTTGAAGGTGCGGCCGGAAGAGGTTCAAACCCCGTTTCATTCCTCCTTGGCCAGGCCAAGTCTGATTACTTAGGTGTTAAGGGCGACCACTACATGCTGGAGCTTAAATACTTTAAGTGGAACCTGTTTGTATGGGCCCTCATTAGCTCATTACTTGCGATTATCGCGTTTGTGGTAACGAAGAATAAAATCCCGGGGACCATCTTCACCGTCATCACTATCGCCCTGCAAATCGCATCTATGACCCTGAGAGTTTTGATCTCAGGTCGTGCTCCGATCACAAATATGTATGAAACAGTGATGTTCTCGGGCTTTGGTGCCCTAGTGATCAGCTGCATTATTTTTGCTTTCAGAAAAGAGATCGTATTCATACTGGCGGGCCTTGGTTGCAATATCCTGGGTCTATTCATGATGAAATTTGCTCACGGGATGCTGGATGAAGGTATTTCACCACTCGTTCCAGTTCTTCGTGATAATTTCTGGCTATCAACTCACGTTTCAACCGTGATCCTTTCATACGCGGCACTTGCCCTTTCATGGTTAATTGCGAACTCGCTTCTTCTTAGAAGCCGTTTCTCGACTGTGACTTCAGCTGAGTATCGTTATCAGGTAGACCTGATCTACACTTGTATTAAAGTTGGTGTGGTGATGCTGGCCGCGGGAGTTATCCTGGGTGGCGTATGGGCCGACTACTCATGGGGCCGCTTCTGGGGCTGGGACCCGAAAGAAACCTGGTCACTGATTGTACTTCTGGTTTATATGGCGATCCTTCACGGTAAATACACGAGCTGGATTCCTCCACACCGCTTCGTTGCCCTGGTTGCCGGAGCGTTTATGAGTGTGATGATGGCGTGGTTTGGTGTGAATTACATCCTCGCTTCAGGGCTTCACTCTTACGGGTTCTCAGAAGGTGGAGCGATCTTCCTTGGAACGTTCTTCCTGGTTCAGATCGTGATTCTCGTGATCGGAACAGTTAAAATGAAAAAGACTGCTTAA
- a CDS encoding YqaA family protein, with protein MLFAKLHQKIQKYIKWLEQFADRPWYPLLIGFLSVLDNFLIVIPNDGILVASSMLIPKRWFIFALFVSVGSTLGSVLFSAFVEMQGLPWIQEYYSGITETQIWIWTERFFDNYDILIVFVVAILPITQHPVLILAGLSNTPLVTLTIVIFIGRFLKFVLMAYLGSHSPKLLKKIWGMQDELKDAGMNID; from the coding sequence ATGCTATTTGCAAAGTTACATCAAAAGATTCAGAAGTATATTAAATGGCTTGAGCAGTTTGCGGACAGGCCCTGGTATCCATTATTGATTGGATTTTTATCCGTACTGGATAATTTTCTGATTGTTATCCCGAACGATGGCATTCTGGTGGCGAGCTCAATGCTCATTCCAAAGCGCTGGTTTATTTTTGCTCTCTTTGTCTCGGTTGGTTCAACTCTTGGCTCCGTTTTATTTTCGGCCTTTGTCGAGATGCAGGGACTACCGTGGATCCAGGAATACTATTCAGGAATTACAGAAACCCAGATCTGGATCTGGACCGAGAGGTTTTTTGATAATTACGACATTCTGATTGTTTTTGTCGTGGCGATTTTACCTATTACTCAACATCCGGTTTTGATTCTGGCGGGGCTATCCAATACACCGCTAGTAACGTTAACGATTGTGATCTTCATTGGAAGATTTTTGAAGTTTGTGTTGATGGCCTATCTGGGATCGCATTCGCCGAAGCTTTTGAAGAAGATTTGGGGAATGCAGGACGAGTTAAAAGATGCAGGAATGAATATTGATTAG
- a CDS encoding trypsin-like serine peptidase, protein MTNMKYYQVLLCTLLITAFTPVKIEEKMDAYRGLASSWTIVPSRSLAGLHYLFKGYKISEEEGLVKVTGPVVEITNNDQLSAKVFKEGYESEMDPEDFEEEQFLAQSVFEATTRTGTSVGTAFLVGLNIVLTNRHVMAYTPTAKNWSCGKFSIKLNHREERVECSKVRWCSPKYDYCVVEMHPMSNGLPIGTDVKPLRLTKKVRADKDASLLHIGNAAGLGIQGSSGRGIKIKEGEFYHYVPTLNGSSGAPIFNERREVIGINWAHTGDNYIADTSFNRGVLISTIFDELKTFQPKTLRDIKSFKSWYHRMFNHRQVKIDPKD, encoded by the coding sequence ATGACCAATATGAAGTACTACCAAGTTCTTCTCTGTACATTATTGATCACGGCCTTTACTCCGGTGAAGATCGAAGAAAAGATGGATGCCTACCGAGGTCTCGCCAGCTCGTGGACAATTGTGCCTTCTCGAAGTCTAGCAGGTCTTCATTATCTCTTTAAAGGCTACAAAATTTCTGAAGAAGAAGGTCTGGTTAAAGTAACTGGCCCGGTAGTCGAAATCACCAACAATGATCAACTTAGTGCCAAGGTCTTCAAAGAGGGTTACGAAAGCGAAATGGACCCGGAAGACTTTGAAGAAGAGCAGTTTCTTGCTCAATCCGTCTTTGAGGCCACGACCAGAACCGGAACCAGTGTGGGCACGGCCTTCTTAGTGGGACTTAATATCGTTCTCACTAATCGCCATGTGATGGCCTACACTCCGACTGCTAAAAATTGGAGCTGTGGAAAGTTCTCTATCAAATTAAATCATCGTGAAGAGCGGGTTGAATGCTCAAAAGTTCGTTGGTGTAGTCCCAAATACGACTACTGTGTGGTGGAAATGCATCCCATGAGTAATGGGCTCCCCATCGGCACAGATGTAAAACCTCTTCGTCTAACGAAAAAAGTTCGCGCTGATAAAGATGCTTCCTTACTTCACATCGGAAATGCAGCTGGTCTGGGAATCCAAGGTTCAAGTGGCCGCGGCATTAAGATCAAAGAAGGAGAGTTCTATCATTACGTTCCGACCTTAAACGGCTCCTCGGGAGCTCCGATTTTTAATGAGCGTCGTGAAGTGATTGGGATCAATTGGGCCCACACAGGTGACAACTACATCGCTGATACATCTTTTAATCGTGGAGTTCTCATTTCTACGATCTTTGATGAACTCAAAACCTTCCAGCCAAAAACCCTCCGTGACATCAAGAGCTTTAAGTCTTGGTACCACCGCATGTTCAATCACCGTCAGGTGAAAATCGATCCGAAAGACTGA
- a CDS encoding DUF3050 domain-containing protein gives MEAIKLKQKDLTHHPVYGTFQDLESIRHFMGYHVFAVWDFMSLLKSLQRHITCVSVPWRPSTYPADMVRLINQIVLGEESDVDQDGKPISHFDLYLKGMEEIGANTENIKAFLASGNLNLIPAGAREFVDHNLKVAQDGHVVEVAASFFFGREKLIPDMFQSIVDVLKKENISAPTFLYYLERHIEVDSGEHGPLALKCFDYLVGNDPKLKTMGLDAGLKALEMRQMLWDTVLNGRV, from the coding sequence ATGGAAGCCATCAAACTTAAGCAAAAAGACCTTACTCATCACCCTGTCTACGGAACATTTCAAGACCTGGAATCGATTCGTCACTTCATGGGGTATCACGTTTTTGCAGTCTGGGATTTCATGAGTCTTTTGAAGTCTCTTCAACGTCACATCACATGCGTTTCTGTTCCCTGGAGACCTAGCACCTATCCGGCCGATATGGTCCGTCTGATTAATCAGATTGTTCTAGGTGAGGAGAGTGATGTGGATCAAGACGGGAAACCTATCTCTCATTTTGATTTGTATCTTAAAGGTATGGAAGAAATCGGAGCTAACACCGAAAACATCAAAGCGTTTCTCGCCTCTGGAAATTTAAATCTTATTCCGGCCGGCGCTCGAGAATTTGTGGATCACAATTTAAAAGTTGCCCAGGATGGTCACGTCGTTGAAGTCGCAGCGAGCTTCTTTTTTGGACGAGAAAAGCTCATTCCCGACATGTTTCAGTCAATTGTCGACGTATTAAAGAAAGAAAACATTTCAGCTCCTACGTTTTTATATTATCTTGAAAGACACATTGAAGTGGATTCAGGAGAGCATGGACCGCTCGCTCTAAAGTGTTTCGATTATCTGGTTGGAAACGATCCAAAGTTAAAAACGATGGGTCTGGATGCTGGATTGAAGGCACTGGAAATGAGGCAAATGCTCTGGGACACCGTTCTTAACGGACGAGTCTAG
- a CDS encoding SWIB/MDM2 domain-containing protein: protein MAKKTTKKAAAPKKATAKKATAKKAAAPKKATAKKAAAPKATAKKAAAPKATAKKAAAPKKAKSARKPNAAFMKPLNPSKELAEIVGASALPRTEVMKKVWAYIKKNNLQDAKNRRAINADDKLKAVFGGKKQVTMFEMTKLVSNHLK from the coding sequence ATGGCTAAGAAGACAACAAAGAAAGCTGCTGCTCCAAAGAAAGCAACTGCTAAGAAAGCTACAGCTAAAAAAGCTGCTGCTCCTAAGAAAGCTACTGCTAAGAAAGCTGCTGCTCCAAAAGCTACAGCTAAGAAAGCTGCTGCTCCAAAAGCTACAGCTAAAAAAGCTGCTGCTCCTAAAAAAGCAAAATCAGCTCGTAAACCAAATGCTGCTTTCATGAAGCCGCTTAACCCTTCTAAAGAGCTTGCTGAAATCGTTGGTGCTTCTGCACTTCCACGTACAGAAGTTATGAAGAAAGTATGGGCTTACATCAAGAAGAACAACCTTCAAGATGCTAAAAACCGTCGTGCAATCAACGCTGACGATAAGCTAAAAGCTGTATTCGGCGGTAAAAAACAAGTTACTATGTTCGAAATGACTAAACTTGTTTCTAACCACCTTAAGTAG
- a CDS encoding N-acetyltransferase, translating into MEDTKPLVFKEAKKEEEVVNLSKFDIQAFTDTQDFSWSLDNIKKEVKTGWKLFSVTTDEEIVAAVLMRKDGDTLFTKNTPIKMAFQGNGFSHQIKNFYEEEAKKQQIRRVVNYCPVDNFRMIALNESHGYKRTGNAFGVSNNIIEWVKVL; encoded by the coding sequence ATGGAAGATACCAAGCCGTTAGTTTTCAAAGAAGCGAAGAAAGAAGAAGAGGTCGTGAACCTCTCTAAATTCGATATTCAAGCATTCACTGATACCCAAGATTTCTCTTGGTCATTAGACAATATTAAAAAAGAAGTTAAGACAGGATGGAAGCTTTTCTCTGTAACCACAGATGAAGAGATCGTTGCTGCTGTTCTTATGAGAAAAGACGGGGACACTCTCTTTACTAAGAACACTCCGATCAAAATGGCGTTCCAAGGGAATGGTTTTTCCCATCAGATTAAGAATTTTTACGAAGAAGAAGCTAAGAAGCAGCAGATTCGCAGAGTAGTGAACTACTGCCCGGTAGATAATTTCCGTATGATTGCCCTGAACGAGAGTCATGGCTATAAGAGAACGGGAAATGCTTTTGGTGTAAGTAATAATATAATCGAATGGGTAAAAGTCCTATAG
- a CDS encoding cytochrome c biogenesis protein ResB, whose protein sequence is MNTLVSYYRKVELFFGNLKFAVVIILLFAIALGYGTFMESYHGTEYANRLIYKSLWFMGIQFGMFLSILFATLIRLPMKKHLYGFYVIHAGLIILFLGSYVTYQSGVDGTVTLTPNLPARQVQINQDELKIQFPSKGKEVTVDLPYVAGPKNLGYEYEGIKLGTFLPFSENKQDWLPAKIEDQTQTSSRYRLYNENFGEFITLSLHPQSDFSNTQQLGLLNVHYMPFNLAACFSNNTPDGLIVWNGETTDCKSPTPAELKRRKNLAGKDVVEIDFKGDKVTFMPEMSPLPLNDKMELNENSPYRIFSKKLFEKNPHLFLFGKSAAYFDKTTSKWVSEKVEMNGEIPLPWMGFKLRLLEHRSDAYPTMVPSYVKPVQDNGQTVKGDLKAVEVMMDGHTFWVNSQEPIAYNKDGERVTFMVTKKTITLPYEIVLDNFKMDTDPGTNNPASYESFVTVFKGNEGSEKHHVYMNHPLKYQNFTFYQASYFQTNEGPFGSVLSVNFDPGRFWKYLGSLLLVLGSIWHYILRRKTVAKPGEARA, encoded by the coding sequence ATGAACACCTTAGTTTCTTACTACCGAAAAGTAGAACTCTTCTTCGGTAACCTTAAGTTCGCTGTAGTCATCATACTCCTCTTTGCCATCGCCTTGGGATACGGAACCTTTATGGAGTCCTATCACGGCACGGAATACGCCAATCGATTAATTTATAAATCGCTTTGGTTCATGGGCATCCAGTTTGGAATGTTCCTGTCTATTCTGTTCGCGACCCTCATCAGGCTGCCGATGAAAAAACACCTTTATGGTTTTTATGTCATCCACGCGGGGCTGATCATCCTGTTCCTAGGTTCTTACGTGACCTATCAGTCAGGTGTAGATGGAACTGTGACTTTGACGCCAAATCTTCCGGCCCGTCAGGTTCAGATCAATCAGGATGAGTTAAAGATTCAATTCCCTTCAAAGGGCAAGGAAGTAACAGTTGATCTTCCTTATGTGGCCGGTCCTAAGAATCTTGGCTACGAGTATGAAGGAATTAAACTTGGAACGTTCCTTCCGTTTTCTGAAAACAAACAAGACTGGCTTCCGGCCAAGATTGAAGACCAAACTCAGACCTCATCTCGGTACCGTCTATATAATGAGAACTTCGGGGAATTTATTACCCTAAGTCTTCATCCTCAATCAGACTTCAGTAACACCCAACAACTGGGTCTATTAAATGTGCACTATATGCCATTTAATCTCGCTGCTTGTTTTAGTAACAATACTCCGGATGGTTTGATTGTCTGGAACGGTGAAACCACTGATTGTAAGAGTCCGACTCCAGCAGAACTTAAACGCAGGAAGAATCTTGCCGGCAAAGACGTGGTGGAAATCGACTTCAAAGGCGATAAAGTTACTTTCATGCCGGAAATGTCTCCTCTTCCATTGAATGATAAGATGGAGCTCAACGAGAACTCTCCGTATCGCATCTTTAGTAAAAAGCTATTCGAAAAGAATCCTCATCTTTTCCTTTTCGGTAAGAGTGCCGCCTATTTTGATAAGACCACTTCAAAATGGGTCTCAGAAAAAGTGGAAATGAATGGTGAAATTCCACTTCCATGGATGGGATTCAAACTAAGACTTCTTGAACACAGAAGTGACGCTTACCCAACAATGGTTCCAAGCTATGTGAAGCCAGTTCAGGACAACGGCCAGACAGTTAAGGGCGACCTTAAAGCGGTTGAAGTAATGATGGACGGACATACTTTCTGGGTAAATTCTCAGGAACCAATCGCCTATAACAAAGATGGTGAGCGCGTGACCTTCATGGTGACGAAGAAAACCATCACGCTCCCTTACGAAATCGTTCTGGATAATTTCAAAATGGACACTGATCCAGGTACGAACAATCCAGCAAGTTATGAGTCTTTTGTGACCGTCTTTAAAGGTAACGAAGGCTCAGAAAAACATCACGTTTATATGAATCACCCTTTGAAGTATCAGAACTTCACTTTCTATCAGGCCTCATATTTCCAAACGAATGAAGGCCCTTTTGGAAGTGTTCTAAGTGTGAACTTCGACCCAGGTAGATTTTGGAAATACCTTGGTTCTCTTCTCTTGGTACTTGGTTCCATCTGGCACTACATCCTGAGAAGAAAAACGGTCGCTAAACCAGGAGAGGCCCGTGCTTAA